In Candidatus Hinthialibacter antarcticus, the DNA window CCGCGTAGAACAAGTCAGGTTCCAGATAAATCTGTCCATCGGTAATCGAAATGACGTTGGTTGGAATGTATGCGGAAACGTCGCCCGCCTGAGTTTCGATAATGGGAAGCGCGGTCAAAGAACCGCCGCTTTTTTCATCGCTGAGTTTTGCGGCGCGTTCTAACAAACGGCTGTGCAAGTAGAAAACGTCGCCAGGATACGCTTCGCGTCCGGGAGGACGGCGTAAGAGCAAAGACAACTGGCGATAAGCCGCCGCGTGTTTGGAAAGATCGTCATATACAACCAACACAGAGCGCCCGCTGTACATGAAATATTCGCCCATCGCACAACCAGCGTAAGGGGCGATATATTGCAGCGAGGCGGACTGTTCCGCCGTCGAAGAAACAATCGTGGTGTATTCCATCGCGCCGTTTTTCTTTAATACTTCCGCTACAGCGGCGACGCTGGAAGCTTTTTGACCAATAGCGACGTAAATACAGAAAACGTCGGCGCCTTTTTGATTGATGATGGCGTCGATTGCGACGGCCGTCTTGCCCGTGCCTCGGTCGCCAATAATCAATTCGCGCTGACCGCGTCCGATTGGAATCATCGAATCGATCGCTTTTATTCCCGTCATCAACGGTTCCTTAACGGGCTGGCGATCAAGTACGCCCGGCGCCATTGATTCAACGGTGCGGAACTCGGTCGATGCGATGGGGCCGTCGCCGTCGATTGGCTCGCCCAGCGCGTTGACCACGCGGCCAATCACGCCTTCGCCAACGGGAACCGACGCAATGCGTCCGGTGCGTTTGACGATATCGCCTTCTTTAATGCCCCGGTCAGAACCGAACAAAGCGGCGCCAACGGAGTTTTCTTCCAAGTTCAATACCATGCCCATCAGGCCGCCGGGAAATTCCAGCAACTCGCCGGACATGGCTTCTTCTAATCCATAAATCGTAGCGATGCCGTCGCCGACTTTCAGGACGCTGCCAACCGTCTCCATCTTGAGATCGGTTTCAAATGCCGACAGTTCCCGTTCAAGAACCGACGTGATTTCTTCCGGTCGCAAAGCCATCGTTTTCGCCTCTCCGTCAGTGGTTCACTCTATGGCGCAGCGTTAAGACGCCAATCGCGCCAAGGACATCCGGCGCCGCAAATCGACCAACTGCGACTGAATGGTCGCATCAATCAGCGTGTCGCCAAACTGTACCCGTACGCCCCCGACAATTGTGGGATCGACCTTGAATTGCATGATAAACTTTCGTTCGCAATAGGCGTCCAGTTTTTGTCGCAGGGTATCTTTTTCTTCATCCGACAACTCGACCGCAGTCGTTACTAAGCCTTCAGTAACGCCGCCTTCTTTTTCCACGAGCCGCTCGAACTCATCAAGGATGTCGATCAAATGGTCTAGTCGTCCGCGCCGCAACAATAGCAAGAGAAAATACATGAACAATTCAGAGCTATTGTTCTGAAATGCGTCGCGAATCATCTTGCGCTTATCGTCCGCGCGAAACTGCGGGCCTTCTAGAAACACCTTAAAACGGGATTGGGACAATATCAATTCGCGCAACGACAACGCTTCGCTCAGCGCGTCGTCTAACGAGACATTGTGCTTACCTGCGGCGGCCAACAAGGCTGACGCATAGTTTTTGGAAACGTCCGGGTCCCGCTCCACGCTCTAGTTCCTTTCGATCCGATTCAAGAAGTCGCCGATCAGGCTGCGTTGCTTCTCGTCATCGAGCCGTTCTTTGATCAGGTGTTCAGAGGCCATGATCGTCATATTGACAATGTCGGCCTTGAGTTCTTCGCGGGCCTTTTGGATTTCATACTGGACGTTCTGCCTGGCTTTTTCCAGCAGCGCTTCCGCATCCGCATGGCCCTTCTCGCGAATTCCATCCGCCGTACGCTTGCCTTCGTTGAGAAGTTCCAGCATTTTCTGGCGGGACTCCTCTTCGATGCCGCGCAGCCGCGCAGAAATCGCTTCCTGGTCTTTCTCTGATTGAAGGCGCACATCCTCGGCGCGCTTCAAATCTGCATCAATCGCGTTGCGACGCTCATCAATGATGTTCATGATGGGACCAAACGCAAACAGCTTCAATATCCAAAATACAATAAGGAAGCAGACAATATGCGTAATGATCTGCGCGTACAAAGGCGGACCTCCGCCGGACGCGCCAACGACCGCAACGCTTTGAACCGTCTGAAGAATCGAACTGATCACAATAACTACTCCTTCCGCTGCTGGTGGTTTAATTCAGGAGCGAATTAGAATCCAGCCAGTGACGCGAAGAAGTTGGAGATCAGCGCATAAATCGTCAACGCTTCGATAAACGCAGCGCCGATGATCATTGCCGTTTGAATGCGCCCGGCGGCTTCGGGTTGACGCGCCATGGCTTCCATTGCTTTGCCAACGGCCATACCCAAACCGATACCCGAACCAATCGCGGCAATACCAACACCCAAGTGGTAGGCGCCTTGTGACGTAATCATGCTGGCTACTTGCTCTTCCATGCTATCCTCCTAGCATTTTACCGAACTATGGACGGCGTTATTTTATCGTCCTGATGCCGACGCAACGCGCCGACGACATTTCTAAATTGTAATCAATGGTGTTCTTCGTGCGGCAACACCATTGAAATATACACAGTCGCCAATAATGAAAAAACTAAAGCCTGAATCGTCCCTAACAACATCGACAAGAACACAAACGGCAAGTGCAGCGGGATGCCGACTGGCGACATGGGAATCAGGGCGACAACCATTTGCACACCTAAAATCAGGGCGATTCCCAGCAGCATGTCTTCGCCGAAGATGTTACCAAAAAGTCGGCAAGCCAGACTCAGCGGCTTAATAAATTCTTCCATAATATGCAGCGGCAAAAACAGCGGCACTAGCCCCCACCCAACGGCGTCTTTCGGTTCGCCCATCAGGTGATAAAAATACTTCGCAGGACCGAGACGGGTCAGCGCAGCAAATTGAACATATAAAAACACGCAAATCGCGAGTGCGCTGGTGACGGCAAAACTCGAAGTCGGCGACTTCATCAACGGAATCAGGCCGAACCAGTTCATCGTAAAAATGAAGAGAAACAGGCTGCCGATAAATGGAAAATAGCGCCGCCCTTCTTTTTCACCCAGAATTCCAGTCACGATACCGAGCAGGGCTTCAATAATCAATTCAGCGCACGCCTGCAAGCGCCCAGGAATAATCGAACATTTGCGCGTCGCCGTGTAGAAAAACGCTGCGATGGCGGCAATCGCCAGAATAATAAAGATTTGGTTTTCAAAATACCGCATCAATTCGATGAATTGATTATGAGGAAAATACACATGAAGCGCATGGACAAAGTTAGGCAGTTCAGGAATCGCGGCGGCCTCTTGACCGTGGCTCGCGCTTTCAGCAGCGTGCTCAACGGCATGCCCGGCTTCTTCTGATGCTTGAATGACCGCAAACCATAAGGTACTTGCGACGTTCATCAATCAACCTCGACTTTTGTTTCTGCGGCGGTTTCAGTCGGCCCGGCTTCTCTTCCGCCCCGCAACGATTCGAGCAAGACAAAAAGAAACGGAACCTGAAATGCTGCAAGCGCCGGAAGCAGCGCCACTTTCATCGTCAACAAAATAAACGCGCCCAATCCATAAAACACGGGCAGTTTAACAAGTATGTACAAAAAAATTCGGAATGATCGGCAAGGCCCCATTGCCTCTTCGATCAGACTCTTTAATAACCACAAATTAACCGCTGATGCTAGGCCGCCAAACAAACATCCAAAAGCGGCGTCTAATCCAAAAACCGGCCAAGCCAACAGCGACAGAATAATAATCGCGCCGAGTGAATTCGCCACAACCTGGTTAATGTCTTTCGGAGTCACTCTTCTTCTCCAACTGGTCAATCAACCGGCGAATCACAAAATATGTTTGTCGAAATCCTGAAAACATTCCCAAAAATAAAAAAGGAATTTTTAACCAAGTCAAGCCAAAATAATCATCCAGCC includes these proteins:
- the atpA gene encoding F0F1 ATP synthase subunit alpha, whose amino-acid sequence is MALRPEEITSVLERELSAFETDLKMETVGSVLKVGDGIATIYGLEEAMSGELLEFPGGLMGMVLNLEENSVGAALFGSDRGIKEGDIVKRTGRIASVPVGEGVIGRVVNALGEPIDGDGPIASTEFRTVESMAPGVLDRQPVKEPLMTGIKAIDSMIPIGRGQRELIIGDRGTGKTAVAIDAIINQKGADVFCIYVAIGQKASSVAAVAEVLKKNGAMEYTTIVSSTAEQSASLQYIAPYAGCAMGEYFMYSGRSVLVVYDDLSKHAAAYRQLSLLLRRPPGREAYPGDVFYLHSRLLERAAKLSDEKSGGSLTALPIIETQAGDVSAYIPTNVISITDGQIYLEPDLFYAGVKPAINVGLSVSRVGGNAQTKAMKSVAGRLRLDLAQYRELAAFAQFGSDLDKATQAQLIRGERMTELLKQNQYAPKTLAQQVVIIFAGAHGFLDSLDTHDVRKFEEGLFAFVEKGYGDVIHSIEEKKIVDDDAVEKLNEAITKYKEQFQTA
- the atpH gene encoding ATP synthase F1 subunit delta is translated as MERDPDVSKNYASALLAAAGKHNVSLDDALSEALSLRELILSQSRFKVFLEGPQFRADDKRKMIRDAFQNNSSELFMYFLLLLLRRGRLDHLIDILDEFERLVEKEGGVTEGLVTTAVELSDEEKDTLRQKLDAYCERKFIMQFKVDPTIVGGVRVQFGDTLIDATIQSQLVDLRRRMSLARLAS
- the atpF gene encoding F0F1 ATP synthase subunit B, producing the protein MISSILQTVQSVAVVGASGGGPPLYAQIITHIVCFLIVFWILKLFAFGPIMNIIDERRNAIDADLKRAEDVRLQSEKDQEAISARLRGIEEESRQKMLELLNEGKRTADGIREKGHADAEALLEKARQNVQYEIQKAREELKADIVNMTIMASEHLIKERLDDEKQRSLIGDFLNRIERN
- the atpE gene encoding ATP synthase F0 subunit C, coding for MEEQVASMITSQGAYHLGVGIAAIGSGIGLGMAVGKAMEAMARQPEAAGRIQTAMIIGAAFIEALTIYALISNFFASLAGF
- the atpB gene encoding F0F1 ATP synthase subunit A, with product MNVASTLWFAVIQASEEAGHAVEHAAESASHGQEAAAIPELPNFVHALHVYFPHNQFIELMRYFENQIFIILAIAAIAAFFYTATRKCSIIPGRLQACAELIIEALLGIVTGILGEKEGRRYFPFIGSLFLFIFTMNWFGLIPLMKSPTSSFAVTSALAICVFLYVQFAALTRLGPAKYFYHLMGEPKDAVGWGLVPLFLPLHIMEEFIKPLSLACRLFGNIFGEDMLLGIALILGVQMVVALIPMSPVGIPLHLPFVFLSMLLGTIQALVFSLLATVYISMVLPHEEHH
- a CDS encoding AtpZ/AtpI family protein, with protein sequence MSTNKLQDDEPNWVRIAGQASFIPVFLALYPIAFFMIGRWLDDYFGLTWLKIPFLFLGMFSGFRQTYFVIRRLIDQLEKKSDSERH